One Ananas comosus cultivar F153 linkage group 1, ASM154086v1, whole genome shotgun sequence DNA window includes the following coding sequences:
- the LOC109722372 gene encoding uncharacterized protein LOC109722372, translating to MLTLYASSSLWSLWIDREPKPFVQNFPASITHANVTSGKVACISSESQYVLKLHSELCSKYNFTRLRTTHRSCSPKEIRIKNWLLRFHINASSDEDFRSSRNIAISLFRRYRNAIDRGGGDNLKEFITAGVNAYALGCTDEGLRKELMDLKDSGVEIEGLQTYGGGTSLKFKVLYEEVHECILWLSIVFITILCTPQPTVVRWSSMSPVSSEVLHQWKGFCALIANAYYMRGMAWLPVKTLQLEQMAVMASVEEPSLVACRMRLVFNTLEVVSPQWPKV from the exons ATGTTGACATTATATGCTTCATCATCACTCTGGAGTCTCTGGATTGATCGAGAACCAAAACCATTCGTGCAGAATTTTCCGGCCAGCATTACACATGCTAACGTCACCAGTGGGAAAGTAGCTTGTATTTCCTCAGAAAGCCAGTATGTACTGAAGCTGCATAGTGAATTGTGTTCGAAGTATAACTTTACCAGGTTAAGAACTACTCATCGCAGCTGTAGTCCAAAAGAAATACGCATAAAAAATTGGCTG CTCCGTTTTCATATTAATGCGTCGTCAGATGAGGACTTTCGCTCGTCCCGCAACATAGCAATCAGTCTCTTTAGGCGTTATAGGAATGCTATTGATCGTGGGGGTGGAGACAACCTAAAA GAATTCATCACTGCGGGGGTGAATGCATATGCACTTGGTTGTACTGATGAGGGTTTACGGAAAGAACTTATGGATCTGAAAGATTCTGGTGTTGAAATTGAAGGTCTACAAACCTATGGAGGAGGCACCAGTCTGAAGTTCAAAGTCCTTTATGAGGAG GTTCACGAATGCATTCTATGGTTGAGTATTGTGTTCATCACAATCCTGTGTACGCCGCAACCAACTGTTGTTAGGTGGTCTTCTATGTCACCAGTTTCATCTGAAGTGTTGCATCAGTGGAAAGGATTCTGTGCTCTCATAGCAAATGCTTATTATATGAGAGGGATGGCATG GTTGCCAGTGAAGACTCTCCAGCTGGAACAGATGGCTGTGATGGCCAGTGTAGAGGAGCCATCACTTGTAGCTTGTCGGATGAGATTAGTTTTCAACACGTTAGAG GTAGTAAGCCCACAGTGGCCTAAAGTCTAG